A single region of the Peptococcus niger genome encodes:
- a CDS encoding phosphoribosylaminoimidazolesuccinocarboxamide synthase: MEKIKSGKTKNVFRLESGHILLKFKDDVTGKDGVFDPGANEVGLSIEGSGDAALRMTGYFFELFKEKGIPTHYVASNIEEKTMEVLPAKVFGQGLECICRYRAVGSFFRRYHSCVEEGTNLDGLVEFTLKDDAAGDPLINQDAMIMLGIASAEEYDLLHKWTREISDLIKEVLAKKGLELYDIKLEFGKDEHGKVMLIDEVSGGNMRVYKGDEYIEPLRLPGLILD, from the coding sequence ATGGAAAAAATTAAATCAGGCAAGACAAAAAACGTCTTTCGCTTAGAATCCGGTCATATTCTTTTAAAATTTAAGGATGATGTTACCGGTAAGGATGGGGTTTTTGATCCTGGTGCCAATGAAGTGGGCCTAAGCATTGAAGGCAGTGGGGATGCAGCGCTTAGAATGACAGGTTATTTCTTTGAATTGTTCAAAGAAAAAGGAATTCCCACCCACTATGTGGCCAGCAACATTGAAGAAAAAACCATGGAAGTTCTCCCGGCAAAGGTCTTTGGCCAAGGCTTGGAATGCATTTGTCGTTATCGGGCAGTGGGAAGCTTTTTCCGCCGTTATCACTCCTGTGTGGAAGAAGGCACAAATCTGGACGGCCTCGTTGAATTTACGCTGAAGGATGACGCTGCCGGAGATCCGCTCATCAACCAGGATGCCATGATTATGCTGGGGATTGCCAGCGCTGAAGAATATGATCTCCTGCACAAGTGGACCCGGGAAATTTCTGACTTGATTAAAGAAGTCCTGGCGAAAAAAGGCCTGGAACTTTATGATATTAAATTAGAATTTGGGAAAGATGAGCATGGCAAGGTCATGCTTATTGACGAAGTATCCGGCGGGAATATGCGGGTTTATAAAGGGGACGAATACATCGAACCCTTGAGACTGCCGGGCCTTATCCTCGACTAA